The sequence below is a genomic window from Nicotiana tomentosiformis chromosome 6, ASM39032v3, whole genome shotgun sequence.
ctattggaggatgattttctaaTGCGTTTAATATatatttgcctttgatttttttCTACTTGTTTAACTATATTTTCAAtgttgttaattgaagagctctcaattaactgtgcctatttagtgtgtatattgctcgagagagtaCACATTTTGGTAGTTATTGAACACCACCACTCCTAATGTAGTTGAGAGATCGATACATAGGGTTTAAATGcaggattagagataacaaagtCTTGGTGCGATCATAGTGAGCGgtaaattagtgccagctagcgtagtttgaGAGAATGCGtatagtaaattatggtagttgctcgagagagagagcTACGatagcggaaaagattccgacaacagaaaaaatcataaccttagacttttccaaatcttgtctacaatatttactttgttagttataaattactgcaTTTTTAATTACTTTAATCTTATTTAGTAAACTCTCAAATTGTTATATAATATTTttgaaggttgattacttgaattcgtgAAAAACTATTGGTTGTAATTAGTACGTTATTtccatgtgggattcgactccagacttgtaaaccggattatatttgcaatgaccgctagacctcttaggaggcatagttgggcgtgatcaggtACCCTCAACTATTACCAATCAATTGTGCCTCCAAGAAAATGTAGATGTTGCAGTTCACACCAATTTGACTACAGAATCTGATAGCAAAGCCAAGAACAACATCAAAGGTCAAGAGCAGAAGAAGCAAATTATGGAAACCAATATGAATCAAGAGAAACAACAAGTGAGGACTGTTTAAAATTCAATTTCCAATCCTAATGTTGTTGTGATGTCTAGCAAATCTACTACTTCTGATACTGGGCAGAAGGCTACAACAACAAAGGAGATGACAATTGACTGGGCTCAAAGGAGCTTTGGCATGCCTAAGGAAAATGTTAATGTGACCCTTAACCACTCATGTCAGGAAGTACCTTCACAGACCTTCGGGTATTCACCTAATTCCAATGGAAAAACTATATACTCTATCCAGCAGTTGTTTTATACTTCTGAAGCACAAACAAGAGTAGCACCTGTTGAAAATAGACAACTCATTTTCAGCACAGGTTCATCAAAAAGTATCCAGCATGACCTTCGACAACACCACAACTGGGGAGGTATCAGCTAATATTGAATGGGCATTGGTAATAATCTCAGATAAGGAGCAGGTCAGTAAGGATGATGCAGAGCCATATCAAGCTACACTGAGGGCAGAATCTCAAACTGTTGATGGGAAGGATCCAACAATGGTGTATGATCACATGGGGACAGATGTAGTTCATAGCGAAGCAATTGGTTCTAAAATTAACCCTTCTTTAGGATCTATTTATGAGCTGCAATTCAGGGCTATCCAGGAATCTATTAGTAATAAGAAGCAGAATATACAACATATCTCTCCACAACAAACTGAGCAATCCATTATTCCAATAATTTCAGGTGCTATTGAAGCTGTCCCACTAGCTTGTGCTTCAGGAACTGGGCATCCTTTGAAGATTCATCTCAATGTGCCACTGCAATCTCCTAATCAAATCCTGCATGACATCATCACACACAATATGGTGCCTATAGACATTCAGAATATTATATTAGAGAAGGAACAACTAGAGGAAGAAGGGGATGAAGAATCTACCTCTGGCAATTTAAAGGCTATAGCTAGAGAAGGTGACCTTTCTCCTACCCTGGGAAATAAAAGTGGTAGGAAAGGGAAGAAGCAAGGACTGATTAAGGAAATACAACTACCAAAAAGAGTTTTGCCCAAAAGGGCAGTATTACAACCTAGATGATTATCAAATCATTAATATGGAATATAAGGTCTGTGAATACACAACAGGCCTTCCAGAGAGTGATTAACATGCAAAGggaatttgtttttttttgtcaTTGCTTTGATGGAGCCATTCCAGAATTTTAGCCATCTTCAAAGGTATAGAAGAAGACTCAATATGAAGACTGATTTTGCTAATATAAATGGAAAGATTTGGTATTTTTTGATGTTACAGTAATATAGGAGTTAGTTATGGAATCTCATCAACAGGTTACAATCAACTTGTTTCATCCAGACATTGGCCAACATATTATGTATTCCTTTGTATATGCCAAATGTTCTTCATTGGAGAGATTGGAGTTATGGGATAATCTTTACTTTCTGGCAAGTGATATGGAGCTGCCCTGGATGGTAGGAGGAGATTTTAATGTTCTACTTcatgaagatgaaaagattggAGGGCTAACTGTTCATCCTCCAGAGTATGATGATTTTACGTTATGTGTAAACTCATATGGGCTGTTTGATTTAGGCTTCAAGGTTATTCCTTTCACTTGGTGGAATGGAAGTCCAAATACACAGTGCATATTCAAGAGGTTGGATAGAATTTTTGTGAATTTGCCTTTCCAGAACTTGTTCCCTACAATTGAGGTGGAACACCTCATCagaactggatcagatcatgcaccCTTGTTGATGACTTGTGGGGAACAAATCTCTAATTATATCAAACCTTTTAAGTTCTTAAATTTCTGGACAAAACATGAGAATTTCAAAGATGTGGTCAGGTAGAACTAGTATTCGGACTTCATTGGAGATCCTTTTCTCATGTTCAAACAAAAGTTGAAGAGGGTAAAAGTTGCATTGTCAAAATGGAGCAAGGAGACTTATGGAGATATTTTCAAGCAACTGAAAATTAGGGAGGATATTGTACGAGTTAAAGAGATGTTATTTGAAGAAGAACCTACTTTTGAGAATAGGATTGTCCATCAGAAAGCTCAAGCTGAATTGAAAAGATACCTCAGCACTGGAGAGCAGTATTAGAAGCAGAAGGCTGGCATGACTTTGTTCAATAAAGGAGATAGAaatacaagtttctttcacaatCATGTGAATGAAAAAAGGCAAAAGCTACAACTGAAGAGGATCCAAGTCAGTAATGGATCATGGATTGAAGATCAAGAGGCTTTGGCTAAGGCTGCTGTAGAATTTTATGAAAGGCAATTTTCACAAGAAGATGACCCAGCTGATTTCTCTTTATTAGCTAATGCGCCAGCCACGGTGACAAGGCAGCAGAATATTCATCTTTGCAGCTATCCTAGCATGGAGAAAGTTCAACAAGCTGTGTTTCAACTTAGTGGGGAAAGTGCTAGTGGTCCATATGGGTTCTTTGGTACTTTTTATGAGGAATGCTAGGATATTATTGACAAGGATATTCATGATATGGTCCTATTTCTTTATGGGGGAGCTGCTCTACTAAAGTCAATTACACATACTAATCTAGTGCTTGTGCCAAAGAAGCATATAGTGCAAACATTTTCAGACTTGATGCCTACTAGCTTGAGCAATTTCATTAACAAAATTCTCTCAAGAGTACTGCATGACAGGTTGGAGAGCCTACTTCCTTCATTAATATCAAGCAACCAATCTGGCTTTCTGAAAGGTAGAAACCAATCTGGCTTTATGAAAGGTAGAAGTATCTTTGAAAATATCCTCCTAACTCAAGAGATTGTTACTGATATTAGGTTGCGAGCCAAACATGTAAATGTAGTCATAAAGCTAGATATGACCAAGGCATACGATAGAGTTTCCTGGAAATTCTTGTTGCATGTACTGAGAAAAATAGAATTTGTTGAACACTTCATCAATATGATATGGAGTCTATTGTCTAATAATtggtattcagtattggtgaatggCTAGTCATCAAGAGTTTTTAAATCTTCTAGAGGAGTTAAGCAAGGAGATCCTCTGTCTCCGACTTTATTCATCCTATCAGTTGAGGTTCTATCTAGATCACTACACAAGTTgtttgaagacaagtcatttgtAGGATTTGGTATGCCAAAGCGGACTGATCAATTGAATCACCTTGCATACGCCGATGATACCATCATTTTTGTATCAGCACATCCAGACTCCCGAGAGAAGATCATGACAGTACTGAAGGATTATGAGAAGACCTCAGGGCAGTTGATCAATAAAGCAAAAAGATCATACTATATGCATGCTAATGCAGCAAATGTTTTGTTCCAAACTGTTGGTGCTATCACATGCTTCTCAATGGGTACATTTCCTTTTACATATCTTGGGTGtcctatattctatacaaagagGGGGAAGGAGTATTATGATGATCTCGTTCAGAAGGTGAaggcaaaattatattcatgGAAAGGTAAATTACTTTCGTTTGGAGGCAAGACTACTTTGATAAGCAGTGTCCTTTAGAGTATTCCCATTCACATGCTATCAGTACTAGATCCAACTAAGAACATCATAGTCTATTTTCACAAAATGTTTGCACGGTTCTTCTGGAGTACAAAGGAGGAGGGGAGAAGCAGGCACTGGGCATCTTGGCAGAATTTGTGTCTTCCAAAGGAGGAAGGTAGGCTAGGTGGGCTAGGTTTCAGATCCTTATTTGATGTGTCCAAGTCACTGTTTGCAAAACTATGGTGGAGatttaggaccacaaaatcaTTGTGGTCAAATTTCATGTGGAACAAGTATTTCAAAAAGGAAATTCCTAAAACTGTACAGTTTAGGGGAGGATCACATATTTGGAGCCAAATGCTGAATGCTAGACAAGAAGTGGAGCATGAGATTTGGTGGGAGATGAAGGATGGAACTACTAATATTTTGCATGAAAATTGGACAGGACTAAGAGCTTTATATCACTTTTT
It includes:
- the LOC138894450 gene encoding uncharacterized protein, which gives rise to MESHQQVTINLFHPDIGQHIMYSFVYAKCSSLERLELWDNLYFLASDMELPWMVGGDFNVLLHEDEKIGGLTVHPPEYDDFTLCVNSYGLFDLGFKVIPFTWWNGSPNTQCIFKRLDRIFVNLPFQNLFPTIEVEHLIRTGSDHAPLLMTCGEQISNYIKPFKFLNFWTKHENFKDVLKRVKVALSKWSKETYGDIFKQLKIREDIVRVKEMLFEEEPTFENRIVHQKAQAELKRYLSTGEQY
- the LOC138894451 gene encoding uncharacterized mitochondrial protein AtMg00310-like codes for the protein MFARFFWSTKEEGRSRHWASWQNLCLPKEEGRLGGLGFRSLFDVSKSLFAKLWWRFRTTKSLWSNFMWNKYFKKEIPKTVQFRGGSHIWSQMLNARQEVEHEIWWEMKDGTTNILHENWTGLRALYHFLPPNFHINEELQEVVQLRQDSGWNEELIEQKFSEDIADHIK